The following proteins are co-located in the Burkholderiaceae bacterium DAT-1 genome:
- the ispD gene encoding 2-C-methyl-D-erythritol 4-phosphate cytidylyltransferase: MKRIALLPAAGSGSRVGASCPKQYLDLNGEPLMAHTIRALCAAQHVDQVVVVLSPEDEWFESFAWPSSPKLRVLRCGGASRAETVRNGLQILRQELLKDAWVLVHDAARPCIEPQSVDALIDLLSADAVGGLLAVPVADTVKRADADGRVGETVPRAHLWRAQTPQMFRLLPLLDALSSLADASITDESSAMEQAGYAPRLVMGTENNIKVTFPEDLQRAADILNKRHLSSAHA; this comes from the coding sequence ATGAAGCGAATCGCACTCTTGCCTGCAGCGGGATCCGGATCGCGGGTGGGAGCATCCTGTCCTAAGCAGTATCTAGATTTGAATGGCGAGCCATTAATGGCGCATACCATCCGCGCATTGTGTGCTGCACAGCATGTTGATCAGGTAGTAGTGGTGCTGTCGCCGGAAGATGAATGGTTCGAGTCATTCGCGTGGCCTTCATCGCCCAAGCTGCGTGTATTACGCTGTGGCGGTGCAAGCCGTGCCGAAACCGTGCGGAACGGACTGCAAATTTTGCGTCAGGAACTGTTGAAGGATGCGTGGGTGTTAGTGCATGATGCGGCGCGCCCTTGCATCGAGCCTCAATCGGTAGATGCGTTGATTGACCTATTATCGGCTGATGCAGTCGGAGGCTTGCTTGCAGTGCCTGTTGCGGATACGGTCAAGCGTGCCGATGCAGATGGCCGGGTCGGTGAGACCGTTCCGCGAGCCCATCTCTGGCGCGCACAAACGCCGCAAATGTTCAGGCTATTGCCATTGCTGGACGCATTAAGCTCGCTGGCGGATGCCAGTATTACAGATGAATCGTCGGCCATGGAGCAAGCCGGTTATGCCCCGAGGCTGGTGATGGGCACGGAAAACAATATCAAGGTGACGTTTCCCGAGGATTTGCAACGTGCGGCGGATATTCTGAACAAACGTCATTTGTCATCGGCGCATGCTTAA
- a CDS encoding peptidyl-prolyl cis-trans isomerase, whose translation MVNTGIAADTSPTAHSGVRLETTLGAIDLELYPDRAPISVANFLKYVDTGFYDNTVFHRSVAGFVVQGGGYGLELREKPLFPPILNESNNGLKNERGTLAMARQTAPNSATSQFYVNLVDNDALNYRSDDDSGRGYAVFGRVTAGMDVVDRIAAVRVISVGVFTHLPAQPVMLTRARRMTEADHPAPSLKE comes from the coding sequence ATGGTAAACACAGGCATCGCAGCCGACACATCCCCCACTGCTCATTCCGGTGTTCGACTGGAAACGACACTGGGTGCGATCGACCTTGAACTTTATCCAGATCGCGCCCCTATCAGCGTCGCCAACTTTCTCAAATATGTCGATACCGGTTTTTACGACAACACGGTGTTTCATCGTTCTGTAGCCGGTTTTGTGGTTCAGGGAGGTGGCTACGGACTGGAGCTGCGTGAAAAACCCCTATTTCCGCCCATTTTGAATGAGTCTAACAATGGACTTAAAAATGAACGCGGCACGCTGGCCATGGCCCGGCAAACTGCCCCGAACAGCGCAACCTCACAATTTTATGTAAATTTGGTTGATAATGACGCTTTGAATTACCGCTCGGATGACGACAGCGGCCGTGGTTACGCCGTATTTGGTCGCGTAACCGCAGGGATGGATGTAGTTGACCGCATCGCCGCCGTTCGCGTCATCAGCGTAGGCGTGTTTACGCACTTGCCGGCTCAGCCCGTGATGCTCACACGCGCCCGACGAATGACTGAAGCCGATCATCCGGCCCCATCTTTAAAGGAATAA
- the rplM gene encoding 50S ribosomal protein L13, whose product MKTFSAKPHEVTRDWFVVDATDMVLGRLAAEIAHRLRGKHKAIYTPHVDTGDFIVVVNAGKLRVTGDKANQKKYFRHSGYPGGIYERSFTEMQERFPERVIEKAVKGMLPKGPLGYAMIKKLKVYASAEHPHAAQQPKVLEF is encoded by the coding sequence ATGAAAACCTTCTCCGCCAAGCCGCATGAGGTTACGCGCGACTGGTTCGTGGTCGACGCCACCGATATGGTGTTGGGTCGCCTCGCTGCCGAAATCGCCCACCGTCTGCGCGGTAAGCATAAGGCCATCTACACCCCTCACGTTGACACCGGTGACTTCATCGTTGTTGTAAACGCAGGTAAGCTGCGCGTGACTGGTGATAAGGCCAATCAAAAGAAATATTTCCGTCACTCGGGTTACCCGGGCGGTATCTATGAGCGTTCTTTCACTGAAATGCAAGAACGCTTCCCAGAACGCGTGATCGAAAAGGCTGTCAAGGGCATGTTGCCCAAGGGCCCGCTCGGCTACGCCATGATCAAGAAGCTCAAGGTCTACGCTAGCGCAGAGCATCCACATGCCGCGCAGCAGCCGAAAGTCCTCGAGTTCTAA
- the ispF gene encoding 2-C-methyl-D-erythritol 2,4-cyclodiphosphate synthase, with protein MQKVCLRVGQGWDVHRLVEGRPLILGGVTIPHSKGLLGHSDADALLHAITDALLGAAALGDIGRHFPDTSEQFAGADSRVLLREAVRRVREAGYEPVNIDSTILAQAPKMAPHIDAMRCNIAADTGLDLNDVNVKAKTYEKLGSVGTGESIEAQAVVLLTRVGDK; from the coding sequence ATGCAGAAAGTGTGTCTGAGAGTAGGTCAGGGGTGGGATGTACATCGCCTGGTAGAAGGCCGTCCGCTGATTCTGGGGGGCGTAACCATCCCCCATTCGAAGGGGCTACTTGGCCATTCGGATGCGGATGCACTCCTGCATGCCATCACGGATGCACTGCTGGGCGCTGCTGCTCTGGGCGATATCGGACGTCATTTTCCGGATACCTCCGAACAATTTGCAGGCGCAGATAGCCGGGTTTTACTCCGCGAGGCTGTGCGGCGCGTTCGAGAGGCCGGGTATGAGCCCGTTAATATCGACAGTACAATTCTGGCGCAGGCGCCTAAAATGGCGCCTCATATTGACGCGATGCGCTGCAATATTGCGGCAGACACAGGTCTTGATCTGAATGATGTCAATGTGAAGGCCAAAACATACGAGAAACTGGGATCGGTGGGGACAGGTGAGTCCATCGAAGCTCAGGCGGTTGTACTGCTGACACGAGTTGGGGATAAGTGA
- a CDS encoding MFS transporter, translating to MIPVLPALVGEMTGGGANQTWWYTALALTFGVMQFFCMPILGALSDRFGRRPVLLLSITGLGLNFLATALAQSPWMLLVSRIWGGATSASFSVANAYVADITPAEGRGKAFGMLGAAFGIGFVIGPLLGGVLSEHSLRLPFFAAAAMSLINALYGYFVLPESLDQDKRTPFSFKKANPAGAFIHLWQLKGVGGLIAVLCLSLLAQFMLHTSWALAMGFRFHWTPKDIGYSLFIVGVVGAVVQGGLQGKLLKAFGESKLALMGLASSTLAFLGFGLATAGWVMYVIIAANFLASAAGPAMQAIISRAVGPKEQGMTMGSLSSLQSLMLIAATALNGPIMSHVAEMPAHDWRMGEPFFIGAALQSVALLLAIVHFRRLPQPVETVAA from the coding sequence ATGATTCCGGTTTTGCCTGCACTCGTGGGTGAAATGACGGGGGGCGGTGCCAATCAGACCTGGTGGTATACCGCCTTGGCGCTGACCTTTGGCGTGATGCAGTTTTTCTGCATGCCCATTTTGGGCGCATTAAGTGACCGATTCGGACGTCGTCCCGTGCTGTTGCTGTCGATTACGGGTCTGGGGCTGAACTTTCTGGCCACCGCACTGGCGCAGAGTCCCTGGATGTTGCTGGTATCGCGCATCTGGGGCGGGGCTACGTCAGCCAGTTTTTCGGTAGCAAATGCCTATGTGGCGGACATTACGCCTGCGGAGGGACGAGGTAAGGCATTCGGTATGCTGGGCGCTGCCTTCGGGATCGGATTTGTGATCGGGCCGTTGCTGGGGGGCGTATTAAGCGAGCACAGTTTACGTCTGCCATTTTTTGCAGCAGCAGCGATGTCACTGATCAATGCACTGTATGGCTATTTTGTACTGCCCGAATCGCTCGATCAGGATAAGCGCACACCCTTTTCCTTTAAAAAGGCCAATCCGGCAGGCGCATTTATCCACTTATGGCAGCTCAAGGGGGTCGGTGGGCTGATTGCGGTGCTTTGTCTGTCATTGCTGGCGCAATTTATGCTCCATACCAGCTGGGCGTTGGCGATGGGCTTCCGTTTTCACTGGACTCCCAAGGACATCGGCTATTCCCTATTTATTGTTGGTGTCGTCGGTGCGGTGGTGCAGGGCGGACTGCAGGGGAAATTACTGAAAGCCTTTGGTGAGTCGAAGCTTGCCCTGATGGGGCTGGCTTCATCTACGCTGGCATTCCTGGGATTTGGCCTCGCAACAGCGGGCTGGGTGATGTATGTCATCATTGCCGCCAACTTTCTCGCGAGTGCCGCTGGTCCTGCCATGCAGGCAATCATTTCGCGTGCTGTCGGGCCCAAGGAGCAGGGGATGACCATGGGCTCACTCAGTTCGCTGCAAAGCCTGATGTTGATTGCAGCAACCGCATTGAATGGCCCCATTATGTCGCATGTCGCCGAAATGCCCGCACATGACTGGCGTATGGGCGAGCCCTTCTTCATTGGCGCGGCTCTGCAATCTGTCGCACTATTACTGGCTATCGTCCACTTCAGACGATTGCCGCAGCCGGTGGAAACCGTGGCTGCATAA
- a CDS encoding CoA pyrophosphatase → MSLPVFPVTPDAFADWIRLAVTGEDVAYTDARLLLDKPAVPAAVLIACVVDGSDVRLMFTQRAEHLNHHGGQISFPGGRLEPGEHAEAAAIREAHEEIGLDPAFVHAIATMPDYYTVSGYRVTPVIACVRPGYSLRAADDEVAHIFDVPLGFVLNEENWHIRYAEALGRNWPTPAITWQGHRTIWGATAGMLAGLRTLLRKSAT, encoded by the coding sequence ATGTCACTACCTGTCTTTCCTGTTACCCCGGATGCATTTGCAGACTGGATTCGCCTAGCGGTAACAGGCGAGGACGTCGCCTACACGGATGCGCGCCTGTTGCTGGATAAACCCGCTGTGCCTGCAGCCGTTTTAATCGCCTGTGTGGTTGACGGTTCGGATGTCCGGTTGATGTTTACCCAGCGTGCCGAGCATTTAAATCACCATGGCGGACAGATTAGTTTCCCGGGTGGTCGGCTTGAGCCCGGTGAGCACGCGGAAGCCGCAGCGATTCGTGAGGCACACGAGGAAATCGGACTCGATCCCGCATTTGTACATGCCATTGCAACGATGCCGGATTACTACACCGTCAGCGGATATCGTGTGACGCCTGTCATTGCCTGTGTCAGGCCGGGATACTCGCTCAGGGCAGCGGATGACGAAGTGGCACATATCTTCGATGTTCCGCTTGGCTTTGTACTGAACGAAGAAAACTGGCATATCCGGTATGCAGAGGCGCTTGGGCGGAACTGGCCGACTCCCGCAATTACCTGGCAGGGGCACCGAACCATCTGGGGCGCGACGGCGGGCATGCTGGCAGGTTTGCGAACATTGCTGCGCAAATCAGCCACCTAA
- a CDS encoding peptidyl-prolyl cis-trans isomerase: MATRVNLHTNFGVIALELDEVKAPKTVANFVEYVNAGHYAGTIFHRVISDFMIQGGGFTVEGEQKETREPIENEAANGLSNDAYTIAMARTPNPHSASCQFFINTVKNDFLNYTAPNAQGFGYCVFGKVVEGQDVVDAIRKVPTARRGGHGDWPTEHVIIERAEVAAA; this comes from the coding sequence ATGGCAACACGTGTCAATCTGCACACCAACTTTGGCGTGATCGCACTGGAACTGGACGAAGTCAAGGCACCGAAAACCGTTGCTAACTTTGTCGAATACGTCAACGCAGGTCATTATGCTGGCACGATCTTCCACCGCGTGATCAGTGATTTCATGATCCAGGGCGGCGGATTCACCGTTGAAGGCGAGCAAAAGGAAACGCGCGAGCCAATCGAGAATGAGGCCGCCAACGGTCTGAGCAATGATGCTTACACCATTGCCATGGCACGCACCCCGAATCCGCATTCGGCTTCTTGCCAGTTCTTTATCAATACAGTCAAAAATGACTTCCTGAATTACACCGCGCCGAATGCTCAGGGCTTTGGCTACTGTGTATTTGGCAAGGTCGTGGAAGGCCAGGATGTGGTCGACGCCATTCGCAAGGTACCTACCGCACGTCGCGGCGGTCATGGCGATTGGCCAACTGAACACGTCATCATTGAACGTGCCGAAGTTGCCGCAGCCTAG
- the rpsI gene encoding 30S ribosomal protein S9 produces MVGKYYYGTGRRKSAVARVFLQKGSGKIVVNGKPVDEFFSRETGRMVVRQPLVLTENAETFDILVNVCGGGETGQAGAIRHGITRALIDFDAALKPALSHAGFVTRDAREVERKKVGLHGARRRKQFSKR; encoded by the coding sequence ATGGTAGGCAAGTATTACTACGGAACCGGTCGTCGCAAAAGCGCCGTCGCCCGCGTTTTCCTGCAAAAAGGTAGCGGTAAGATTGTTGTAAACGGCAAGCCCGTTGACGAATTCTTCTCCCGCGAAACTGGTCGCATGGTTGTTCGTCAGCCGCTGGTGCTGACCGAAAATGCTGAAACCTTCGACATTCTGGTGAATGTCTGTGGTGGTGGCGAAACTGGTCAGGCCGGTGCGATCCGTCACGGTATCACCCGTGCTCTGATCGACTTCGACGCTGCACTGAAGCCTGCACTGTCGCACGCCGGCTTCGTGACCCGCGATGCTCGTGAAGTTGAGCGTAAGAAGGTCGGCCTGCACGGCGCCCGTCGTCGCAAGCAATTCTCGAAGCGTTAA
- the coq7 gene encoding 2-polyprenyl-3-methyl-6-methoxy-1,4-benzoquinone monooxygenase — MDKLIIEFDKALRTILAPAVSIRPHPDEAVSERQLSEAEKKHAAGLMRVNHCGEVCAQALYQGQSLTARNPQAREALKQAAVEETEHLAWTERRLEELGSHKSVLNPLWYAGSLAMGVTAGVIGDKWNLGFLEETEYQVGAHLQSHLESLPEQDQRSRAIVDQMYTDEMHHAHMAKDFGAAPLPAPVKGAMKLMSKVMTTLAYRV; from the coding sequence ATGGACAAGCTCATTATTGAATTCGACAAAGCGCTGCGCACGATTTTGGCGCCGGCGGTCAGTATCCGTCCGCATCCGGATGAAGCAGTATCCGAGCGTCAGCTGAGCGAAGCCGAAAAAAAGCACGCTGCAGGTTTGATGCGCGTAAATCATTGTGGCGAAGTATGTGCTCAGGCGCTCTATCAAGGTCAAAGCCTGACCGCCCGCAATCCGCAAGCACGAGAAGCATTGAAGCAGGCAGCCGTCGAAGAAACTGAACACCTGGCCTGGACTGAACGTCGTCTCGAAGAGCTTGGGAGTCACAAGAGCGTGCTGAATCCCTTGTGGTATGCCGGATCGTTGGCAATGGGTGTGACTGCGGGCGTGATCGGCGACAAGTGGAATCTGGGCTTTCTGGAAGAAACCGAGTATCAGGTTGGCGCACATCTTCAGAGTCATCTGGAAAGCCTGCCCGAGCAAGATCAACGTAGTCGTGCAATTGTTGATCAAATGTATACAGATGAAATGCACCATGCCCACATGGCCAAGGACTTCGGTGCGGCACCATTGCCCGCGCCAGTAAAAGGCGCCATGAAGCTGATGTCCAAGGTGATGACGACACTTGCGTATCGCGTTTGA
- the rnhA gene encoding ribonuclease HI — MSDAIVTMYTDGACKGNPGPGGWGALLVYKGQEKELFGGEPDTTNNRMELMAVIAGLEALKRSCEIEVWLDSQYVKNGIESWIHGWKRNGWKTADKKPVKNAELWQRLDSAVSRHTIKWRWVKGHAGHAGNERADALANQGVATLAGR; from the coding sequence ATGAGTGACGCCATTGTAACTATGTATACCGATGGAGCGTGCAAAGGCAACCCGGGCCCCGGCGGCTGGGGTGCATTGCTGGTTTATAAGGGGCAGGAAAAAGAGCTATTTGGCGGCGAGCCGGATACCACCAATAATCGCATGGAACTGATGGCGGTGATTGCAGGTCTGGAAGCACTGAAGCGTTCTTGTGAAATCGAGGTATGGCTGGATTCCCAGTATGTGAAGAATGGCATTGAAAGCTGGATTCATGGCTGGAAACGGAATGGATGGAAAACGGCAGACAAGAAGCCCGTTAAAAATGCCGAATTGTGGCAGCGTCTGGATAGTGCGGTATCTCGCCATACTATCAAGTGGCGCTGGGTAAAGGGACACGCAGGACACGCCGGAAACGAACGCGCCGATGCACTCGCCAATCAGGGTGTGGCCACTTTGGCTGGCAGGTAA
- a CDS encoding sulfurtransferase produces the protein MTSSAPVFSPLITAEALQACLHSGDRLCIVDCRHDLAQPDAGAEAYRQAHIPGAIHLHLDSDLSGTKTGMNGRHPLPSADALAERLGKAGIGSASRVIAYDASGGMYAARLWWLLRWLGHDAVQVLDGGWQAWLAAGGASTDHIPTTSPEHLMPRIRESWTVSAADVLANLDSRDALVVDARAPSRFAGMGETLDPVGGHIPHARNRFFQDNLGTDGRFKSPEVLREEWLGVLSDYDVTNSIQQCGSGVTACHNLLALEVAGLSGARLYPGSWSEWCADPARPVVTSA, from the coding sequence ATGACCTCCTCTGCACCTGTTTTCTCCCCGCTGATTACCGCTGAAGCGCTGCAAGCGTGCCTGCACTCGGGCGATCGTCTCTGCATTGTGGACTGCCGCCATGATCTGGCGCAACCCGATGCCGGTGCGGAGGCATACCGTCAGGCTCATATACCCGGTGCGATTCATCTCCATCTCGACAGCGATCTGTCTGGCACCAAGACCGGCATGAATGGTCGTCATCCCTTGCCCTCAGCCGATGCGCTTGCTGAGCGCCTTGGTAAGGCTGGCATAGGGAGCGCCTCCCGCGTGATTGCATATGATGCATCTGGCGGAATGTACGCAGCACGGCTATGGTGGCTGTTGCGCTGGCTGGGGCACGATGCTGTGCAGGTTCTGGACGGTGGATGGCAGGCTTGGCTTGCCGCAGGTGGAGCGAGCACCGATCACATTCCTACGACTTCACCCGAGCACCTGATGCCACGGATACGCGAGAGCTGGACGGTCAGTGCAGCAGATGTACTTGCCAATCTTGATTCGCGTGATGCGCTTGTGGTCGATGCGCGTGCGCCAAGCCGTTTCGCAGGCATGGGCGAGACGCTTGATCCGGTGGGTGGTCACATCCCGCATGCCCGTAATCGGTTTTTTCAGGACAATCTCGGCACGGATGGGCGTTTCAAATCCCCTGAAGTTTTGCGGGAAGAGTGGTTGGGGGTTCTGTCCGATTATGACGTCACCAACAGCATTCAGCAGTGTGGCTCGGGCGTAACGGCCTGCCATAATCTACTGGCTCTGGAAGTGGCCGGACTCAGTGGTGCGCGGCTGTATCCCGGCTCATGGAGCGAGTGGTGTGCAGATCCCGCTCGCCCTGTGGTGACATCGGCCTAG
- a CDS encoding UDP-2,3-diacylglucosamine diphosphatase — MPMNKPTLLISDLHLREDDPDTLKLFLSFLREEATQAEALYLLGDIFEYWAGDDDESALNITVCAALATLAKSGTQLFLLHGNRDFLLGEAFAARAQVTILPDPSIVNLAGHTCLLSHGDMLCTDDAAYQQFRSTVRQPHWQTAFLNRPLADRLAEVARIRAASKAANATKASDIMDVNADAVAKLFADQPCTILIHGHTHRPARHMLEVTGVQRERWVLPDWDDGAGGYGRIDTHAISMHPLGERNIKSSPEWCINATIQG; from the coding sequence ATGCCTATGAACAAGCCCACTCTGCTGATATCCGATCTCCACCTACGCGAAGATGATCCGGACACACTCAAGCTGTTTTTGTCGTTTCTGCGTGAAGAAGCGACTCAGGCAGAGGCACTCTATCTCCTGGGAGATATCTTTGAATACTGGGCAGGGGACGATGATGAGTCAGCGCTTAATATAACTGTTTGCGCGGCGCTAGCCACGCTAGCGAAATCCGGTACGCAGCTATTTCTGCTGCACGGCAATCGAGATTTTCTGCTGGGCGAAGCATTTGCCGCCCGCGCTCAGGTGACGATTCTGCCCGACCCTTCGATAGTCAATCTTGCCGGCCATACCTGCCTGCTATCCCATGGCGACATGCTGTGTACGGACGATGCCGCCTACCAACAATTCCGATCAACGGTCAGGCAACCACACTGGCAAACCGCCTTTCTGAATAGACCGCTCGCAGATCGTCTTGCAGAAGTTGCCCGAATTCGCGCCGCCAGCAAAGCGGCAAATGCGACCAAGGCAAGCGACATCATGGATGTGAATGCAGATGCCGTTGCGAAACTGTTCGCTGATCAGCCTTGCACCATTCTGATACATGGCCATACGCATCGACCGGCACGCCATATGCTTGAGGTTACGGGTGTACAGCGTGAACGCTGGGTTTTACCAGACTGGGATGATGGTGCCGGGGGCTACGGCCGAATTGATACACATGCGATCAGCATGCACCCCCTTGGTGAGCGGAATATAAAAAGTTCACCTGAATGGTGCATAAACGCGACGATTCAAGGTTAG
- the dnaQ gene encoding DNA polymerase III subunit epsilon, giving the protein MRQIILDTETTGLRVEDGNRILEIAAVEMIGRKLSSADCHLHCYINPERDSEPGALGVHGLTTAFLADKPKFADIADRFLDFVKDAELIIHNAPFDVGYLNAELARLGKGKITDYVAGIVDTLAVAKDMFPGKRNSLDALCDRFEVDRSARTLHGALIDCELLAEVYLCMTRGQDSLLGEEASASSETAIATVAVAVRQEAALKVIRPSDEELQAHQAYVEVLDKSVKGQCLWHALDQPNLAQTA; this is encoded by the coding sequence ATGCGTCAAATCATACTGGATACCGAAACAACCGGCTTGCGGGTTGAGGACGGCAATCGCATCCTGGAAATTGCAGCAGTCGAAATGATTGGCCGCAAGCTATCTTCTGCCGATTGTCATCTGCATTGTTACATTAACCCCGAGCGCGATAGTGAACCGGGTGCGCTGGGCGTTCACGGCTTAACCACGGCTTTCCTCGCCGATAAGCCCAAATTTGCGGATATCGCTGACCGATTTCTTGATTTTGTCAAAGATGCCGAGCTGATTATTCACAATGCACCATTTGACGTGGGCTATCTGAATGCAGAGCTTGCAAGGCTGGGCAAAGGCAAGATTACTGATTATGTCGCTGGCATAGTTGATACGCTCGCCGTAGCCAAGGATATGTTTCCTGGCAAGCGGAATAGTCTTGATGCGCTCTGTGACCGGTTTGAAGTAGATCGATCTGCCCGTACATTGCACGGCGCATTAATCGACTGTGAACTGCTCGCCGAAGTCTATCTCTGCATGACGCGTGGACAGGATAGCCTGCTTGGTGAAGAAGCGTCCGCCAGTTCGGAAACCGCCATTGCGACCGTTGCTGTCGCAGTACGGCAGGAAGCAGCATTGAAAGTCATTCGTCCATCGGACGAAGAACTTCAGGCTCACCAGGCCTATGTCGAGGTACTTGATAAGTCAGTCAAAGGACAGTGTTTGTGGCATGCCCTGGATCAACCTAATCTGGCGCAGACCGCATGA
- a CDS encoding OsmC family protein produces MKANVKWIENISFLAVSGSGHAVLMDGAPEYGGNNHGPRPMEMLLMGTAGCTSVDVVNILKKSRVEVQSCEVEITAERAETEPKVFTKINLHFKVKGKNLKSEQVERAVTLSAEKYCSASIMLGKTAEITHSIEIEAL; encoded by the coding sequence ATGAAGGCAAACGTAAAATGGATTGAGAACATCAGCTTCCTGGCAGTCAGTGGCTCGGGTCACGCCGTGCTGATGGATGGGGCGCCAGAATATGGTGGTAACAATCACGGTCCTCGCCCGATGGAAATGCTCCTCATGGGGACTGCGGGTTGTACATCCGTTGACGTGGTCAACATTCTGAAGAAGTCGCGGGTAGAAGTTCAGTCTTGCGAGGTGGAAATTACTGCAGAACGTGCGGAAACCGAACCCAAGGTATTCACCAAGATCAATCTGCACTTCAAGGTTAAAGGCAAAAACCTGAAATCCGAGCAAGTTGAACGTGCTGTTACGCTGTCAGCTGAAAAGTACTGCTCTGCTTCGATTATGCTCGGCAAAACCGCCGAGATTACGCATAGCATCGAGATCGAAGCACTTTAA